From Rutidosis leptorrhynchoides isolate AG116_Rl617_1_P2 chromosome 3, CSIRO_AGI_Rlap_v1, whole genome shotgun sequence, a single genomic window includes:
- the LOC139901675 gene encoding uncharacterized protein, protein MIENLWRIFVHTDTLWCKWVNLNILKGGCIWNTQYKCNDSWGWKCILDLRNKVQSHVKEDNGSFKWISNTGKVVNFATHQAWSDLRVSRNKVSWHHVIWFQGFDPKHSFIIWLAILNRLNTQDRMQIWLPNIPMSCSLCGKIKDSIKHLFFQCEFSACIRKELKSNLLFKGLPNDLESIVNRLALYPFTRNIWNIINRSVLAACVYHIWREKNSRLFRGKKRTAEAICEDIQSYIRLKLLQFKVKKSPAILKAANVWKLNLDNNYFSLMTWLSDDVERARNDLNAEIRCGRSMHVQKLGIDRVTDSRESDSLPNVLVLDSKLRIRYKIKNNVALDGYGDGEMAQETLPDVINTTSGETPRRH, encoded by the exons ATGATTGAAAATTTGTGGAGGATTTTTGTTCATACAGACACCCTGTGGTGTAAATGGGTCAATTTGAATATTCTTAAAGGGGGTTGTATTTGGAATACTCAGTATAAATGCAATGATAGCTGGGGTTGGAAATGTATCTTAGACCTTAGAAATAAAGTGCAGTCTCATGTTAAAGAGGATAATGGTAGCTTTAAATGGATTTCCAATACTGGTAAAGTTGTTAACTTTGCAACCCATCAAGCTTGGAGTGATTTGAGGGTTAGCAGGAACAAAGTTAGCTGGCATCATGTGATTTGGTTCCAGGGTTTTGATCCTAAACATTCTTTTATCATATGGTTAGCTATTCTCAATAGGCTTAATACTCAGGACAGAATGCAGATTTGGTTACCTAATATCCCTATGTCCTGTTCCCTATGTGGTAAGATAAAGGATTCTATAAAGCATCTCTTCTTTCAATGTGAGTTCAGTGCTTGTATCCGGAAGGAGTTGAAGTCAAATTTGCTTTTTAAAGGTTTACCTAATGACCTGGAGAGTATAGTGAATAGATTGGCTTTGTATCCTTTTACAAGAAATATTTGGAATATTATCAATCGTTCTGTGCTTGCTGCTTGTGTTTATCATATATGGCGTGAAAAAAACTCGAGGCTTTTTAGAGGAAAGAAAAGAACTGCAGAAGCTATTTGTGAAGATATTCAGAGCTATATTCGTTTAAAGTTGTTGCAGTTCAAAGTCAAAAAGTCCCCTGCAATTTTGAAGGCTGCCAATGTTTGGAAGCTGAATTTGGACAACAATTATTTTAGTTTGAT GACATGGCTTAGTGATGATGTTGAACGAGCTCGTAATGATCTCAATGCGGAGATCAGATGTGGCCGATCAATG CATGTCCAAAAGCTCGGTATAGACCGTGTCACGGACTCACGGGAGTCTGATTCACTGCCAAACGTGTTGGTATTGGATTCTAAGCTGAGAATACGGTATAAGATTAAAAACAATGTGGCGTTAGATGGGTATGGTGATGGTGAGATGGCACAGGAAACGCTGCCTGATGTCATTAACACGACGTCAGGGGAGACGCCTCGGCGACATTAG